Proteins encoded in a region of the Pieris rapae chromosome 10, ilPieRapa1.1, whole genome shotgun sequence genome:
- the LOC110994229 gene encoding transcription initiation factor IIB, translated as MASTSRIEANKVVCYAHPDAPLIEDYRAGDMICSECGLVVGDRVIDVGSEWRTFSNEKSGVDPSRVGGPENPLLSGGDLSTIIGPGRGDASFDSFGVSKYQNRRNISSTDRALINAFREINTMADRINLPKTIVDRANNLFKQVHDGKNLKGRANDAIASACLYIACRQEGVPRTFKEICAVSKISKKEIGRCFKLILKALETSVDLITTADFMSRFCSNLGLPNSVQRAATHIARKAGELDIVSGRSPISVAAAAIYMASQASEDKRSQKEIGDIAGVADVTIRQSYKLMYPYASKLFPDDFKFATPIEFLPQM; from the exons AATCGAGGCGAATAAAGTGGTGTGTTATGCTCACCCAGATGCTCCGCTTATTGAGGATTATCGAGCGGGTGACATGATATGCTCTGAATGCGGTCTCGTTGTTGGTGAcag AGTTATAGATGTGGGTTCAGAATGGCGTACATTCAGCAATGAAAAATCAGGTGTTGATCCATCTCGTGTTGGTGGACCTGAAAATCCTCTTCTTTCTGGTGGTGATTTGTCCACTATAATTGGTCCTGGCCGGGGCGATGCTTCATTTGACAGTTTTGGAGTGTCAAAGTATCAAAACAGAAGGAACATTAGCAGTACTGACAGAGCATTAATAAATGCCTTTAGAGAAATAAATACCATGGCGGATCGGATAAACTTGCCAAAGACTATTGTTGACAgagcaaataatttatttaaacag GTGCATGATGGTAAAAACTTGAAAGGCAGAGCAAATGATGCAATAGCATCTGCTTGCCTCTATATAGCATGTCGGCAAGAGGGAGTGCCTCGTACGTTCAAGGAAATATGTGCAGTGAGCAAAATCAGCAAAAAAGAAATTGGGCGATGCTTCAAATTGATATTGAAGGCGCTAGAGACATCAGTGGATCTTATTACAACAGCTGATTTCATGTCTCGATTCTGTTCCAATCTTGGACTACCGAACTCTGTTCAACGAGCGGCCACACATATTGCGAGGAAAGCTGGGGAGCTGGATATTGTGTCTGGAAGAAGTCCTATATCGGTGGCTGCTGCTGCAATTTATATGGCGTCACAG GCATCTGAGGACAAGCGAAGCCAAAAAGAAATCGGTGACATCGCTGGTGTGGCAGACGTAACTATAAGACAGTCTTACAAACTTATGTACCCTTACGCAAGTAAATTATTCCCAGATGACTTCAAATTCGCAACACCAATTGAGTTCCTTCcgcaaatgtaa